From Pempheris klunzingeri isolate RE-2024b chromosome 16, fPemKlu1.hap1, whole genome shotgun sequence, a single genomic window includes:
- the fkbp9 gene encoding peptidyl-prolyl cis-trans isomerase FKBP9 — translation MIQCVQGMLYLSVLVAFAACNAPPVPLDDILIEKTFVPEQCVRAVKVGDYVRYHYIGTFPDSKKFDSSYDRGSTYNVFVGKRQLIEGMDKALVGMCVNERSLVKIPPHLAYGKQGYGDIIPPDSILHFDVLLLDVWNPEDGIQTNIYYTPETCSRKVEVSDYIRYHYNGTLLDGTLFDSSHNRMRTYDTYVGIGWLIAGMDQGLLGMCVGERRIITMPPSLGYGENGDGSDIPGQASLVFDVVLLDLHNPKDGITVTNQIVPDSCTRKSIAGDFVRYHYNGSLLDGTFFDSSYSRNRTYDTYVGRGYVIVGMDEGLIGVCVGEKRTITIPPHLAYGEEGTGSKIPGSAVLVFDVHIIDFHNPSDNAEVTVIYKPEQCDKQTKKGDFIKYHYNASLMDGTSIDSTYNYGKTYNIVLGANQVVPGMEDGLMEMCVGERRHLVIPPHLGYGERGVTDEVPGSAVLVFDIELVDMEEGLPDGYMFIWNNDVSPDLFAEMDKDKNEQVEPSEFTDYIMQQVNEGKGRLAPGFDPYRIIDNMFSNQDRNGDGKITEAEFKLKADEPASHDEL, via the exons ATGATCCAGTGCGTGCAGGGGATGTTATACCTGTCGGTTCTGGTGGCGTTCGCCGCCTGCAACGCCCCTCCGGTCCCGTTAGACGACATCCTCATTGAGAAAACTTTCGTACCGGAGCAGTGTGTGCGCGCAGTCAAAGTTGGGGATTATGTCAGGTATCACTACATTGGCACGTTTCCGGACAGCAAGAAGTTCGACTCCAG TTACGACCGTGGCAGCACCTACAACGTGTTTGTGGGTAAGAGGCAGCTGATCGAGGGGATGGACAAAGCTCTGGTGGGGATGTGTGTCAACGAGAGGAGCCTGGTGAAGATCCCCCCTCATCTCGCCTATGGAAAACAGGGATATG gtgACATCATCCCTCCTGACTCCATCCTCCACTTTGACGTCCTGCTGCTCGATGTGTGGAACCCGGAGGACGGCATCCAGACCAACATCTATTACACACCCGAGACCTGCTCCAGAAAGGTGGAGGTGTCCGACTACATTCGCTACCACTATAACGGCACCCTGCTGGACGGGACGCTGTTTGACTCCAG CCACAACCGCATGCGGACCTATGACACTTACGTCGGGATTGGGTGGCTGATTGCTGGTATGGATCAGGGTCTTCTGGGAATGTGTGTTGGAGAGAGACGAATCATCACAATGCCACCGTCGCTCGGATATGGAGAGAATGGAGACG GCAGTGACATCCCAGGACAGGCGTCTCTGGTCTTTGACGTCGTACTTCTGGACCTCCACAACCCCAAAGATGGGATCACAGTGACCAACCAGATTGTTCCAGACTCCTGCACGAGGAAGTCCATCGCTGGAGACTTTGTACGCTACCACTACAATGGCAGCCTCCTCGATGGAACATTTTTTGATTCCAG CTACTCTCGTAATCGTACCTATGACACCTATGTGGGTCGAGGCTACGTAATTGTCGGCATGGACGAGGGTCTGATAGGAGTCTGTGTTGGAGAGAAACGCACCATCACCATCCCCCCACATCTCGCTTATGGAGAGGAgggcacag GCTCTAAGATCCCCGGTTCGGCCGTGCTGGTGTTTGATGTTCACATCATCGACTTCCACAACCCATCAGACAACGCAGAGGTCACTGTCATTTACAAGCCAGAACAGTGTGATAAGCAAACCAAGAAGGGAGACTTTATCAAATATCACTACAATGCCTCTCTGATGGACGGCACGTCCATCGACTCCAC GTATAATTATGGAAAGACATACAACATTGTCCTGGGAGCCAACCAGGTCGTCCCAGGGATGGAGGACGGACTGATGGagatgtgtgtgggagagagaaggCACCTTGTTATTCCTCCTCACCTGGGCTACGGGGAGAGAGGAGTCa ctgATGAGGTTCCTGGGAGCGCTGTGCTGGTGTTTGACATTGAGCTGGTGGACATGGAGGAAGGACTTCCTGATGGCTACATGTTCATCTGGAACAACGACGTGTCACCTGACCTCTTCGCTGAGATGGACAAAGACAAGAACGAGCAGGTGGAGCCCTCTGAG TTTACTGACTACATCATGCAGCAGGTGAACGAGGGTAAGGGCCGCTTAGCGCCTGGCTTCGATCCTTATCGCATCATCGACAACATGTTCTCCAACCAGGACCGTAACGGAGACGGAAAGATCACAGAGGCAGAGTTCAAACTTAAAGCAGATGAACCCGCCTCCCATGACGAGCTATGA
- the crtap gene encoding cartilage-associated protein: MAPSTTSKLFSALLIAFLISVVDSQYEKYSFRSFPRNELMPLESAYKYALDQYTGEKWKETVEYIEVSLRLYRLLRDSEAFCNLNCSSVRLDDELKFAEFPELHAFGNVMKRAQCLKRCKQGLPAFRQTMPSRDTIEEFERREPYRYLQYAYFKSDNLAKAVSAAHTFLLKHPEDEMMQRNMAYYKSMPGAEDHLKDLETKSYESLFVRAVRAYNGENFRTSVSDMELALRDFFKVYDECLAACEGPRDVKDFKDFYPSIADHYIEVLERKVRCESDLTPVVGGYVVEKFVATMYHYLQFAYYKLNDLKNAVPCAASYMLFDPSDEVMKNNVAYYQFHKTEWGLTEEDFLPRSEAVRYYNQTSMQLQMLDFSRQRLVSDDEGEVVEFIDEFLDEHTSPTLASPPIH; encoded by the exons ATGGCACCCTCCACTACTTCCAAACTCTTCTCTGCGCTGCTAATCGCTTTTTTAATCTCTGTTGTGGACTCTCAGTATGAGAAATACAGCTTCAGGAGTTTCCCCAGGAACGAGCTGATGCCTCTGGAGTCCGCTTACAAATACGCACTGGACCAGTACACCGGGGAGAAGTGGAAGGAGACTGTGGAGTACATAGAGGTGTCTCTCAGGCTCTACCGGCTGCTGCGGGACAGCGAGGCCTTCTGCAACCTCAACTGCAGCTCAGTGCGGCTGGACGACGAGCTCAAGTTTGCGGAGTTTCCAGAGCTGCATGCGTTTGGTAACGTCATGAAGAGGGCGCAGTGCTTGAAGCGCTGCAAACAGGGGCTGCCCGCTTTCAGGCAGACCATGCCCAGCCGGGACACCATAGAGGAATTTGAGAGGAGGGAGCCTTACAGATACCTGCAGTACGCCTACTTTAAA TCCGACAACCTGGCCAAGGCGGTGTCTGCGGCCCACACCTTCCTCCTGAAGCATCCAGAAGACGAGATGATGCAGAGGAACATGGCCTACTACAAGAGTATGCCCGGAGCCGAAGATCACCTCAAAGACCTGGAGACCAAATCCTATGAG TCGTTGTTTGTGCGTGCAGTCCGGGCGTACAATGGAGAAAACTTCCGTACATCGGTGTCAGACATGGAGCTGGCTCTGCGTGACTTCTTCAAGGTCTACGACGAGTGTTTGGCTGCGTGTGAGGGCCCCAGGGATGTCAAAGACTTTAAAGACTTCTACCCCTCCATAGCTG ATCACTACATAGAGGTTCTTGAAAGGAAAGTGAGGTGTGAGAGTGACCTGACACCTGTCGTAGGGGGTTACGTCGTCGAGAAGTTTGTGGCCACCATGTACCACTATCTGCAGTTCGCCTATTACAAAT tgaatgACCTGAAGAACGCAGTACCATGTGCAGCCAGCTACATGCTCTTTGACCCCAGCGATGAAGTCATGAAGAATAACGTGGCCTATTACCAGTTCCACAAAACCGAGTGGGgactgacagaggaggactTCCTCCCCAGATCA gAGGCAGTGCGATACTACAATCAGACCTCCATGCAGCTACAGATGTTGGACTTCTCCAGACAGCGCCTGGTGAGCGACGATGAG ggggAGGTAGTGGAGTTTATAGATGAGTTCCTGGATGAGCATACATCCCCAACGCTGGCAAGTCCGCCGATACACTGA